Proteins encoded together in one Oreochromis aureus strain Israel breed Guangdong linkage group 23, ZZ_aureus, whole genome shotgun sequence window:
- the glulb gene encoding glutamine synthetase, which translates to MATSASSKLNKAVKQQYMSLPQGEKVQAMYIWIDGSGEGLRCKTRTLDSEPKTIEDLPEWNFDGSSTYQSEGSNSDMYLIPAAMFRDPFRKDPNKLVLCEVLKYNRKPAETNLRYTCKKIMNMVENNHPWFGMEQEYTILGTDGHPFGWPSNGFPGPQGPYYCGVGADKAYGRDIVEAHYRACLYAGVQIYGSNAEVMPAQWEFQIGPCEGINMGDHLWIARFILHRVCEDFGVVVSFDPKPIPGNWNGAGCHTNFSTKEMREDDGLKVIEESIERLAKRHRYHIRAYDPKGGLDNARRLTGRHETSSIDEFSAGVANRGASIRIPRSVGQDKKGYFEDRRPSANCDPYAVTEALVRTCLLKEEGEEPANYSK; encoded by the exons ATGGCCACCTCAGCGAGTTCAAAACTGAACAAAGCTGTTAAACAGCAGTACATGAGCCTCCCTCAGGGGGAGAAGGTACAAGCCATGTACATTTGGATAGATGGATCTGGAGAGGGACTGAGATGTAAGACCAGAACTCTGGATTCTGAACCCAAGACAATAGAAG ATCTCCCTGAGTGGAACTTTGACGGCTCCAGCACCTACCAGTCAGAGGGTTCCAACAGTGACATGTACCTAATTCCTGCTGCCATGTTCAGGGACCCATTCAGAAAAGACCCTAATAAGCTGGTGCTCTGTGAAGTGCTCAAGTACAACCGCAAACCAGCGG AGACCAACCTCCGATACACCTGTAAGAAGATTATGAACATGGTGGAAAACAACCACCCATGGTTCGGTATGGAACAAGAGTACACTATCCTGGGCACAGATGGACATCCCTTTGGTTGGCCTTCCAACGGCTTCCCCGGTCCACAAG GGCCTTATTACTGTGGAGTCGGGGCAGATAAGGCATACGGACGAGACATAGTGGAGGCGCACTATAGAGCTTGTCTGTATGCTGGGGTTCAGATCTATGGAAGTAATGCTGAAGTCATGCCGGCACAG TGGGAGTTCCAGATTGGGCCTTGCGAAGGTATCAACATGGGGGACCACCTGTGGATTGCTCGCTTCATCCTTCACAGAGTCTGTGAAGATTTCGGTGTTGTGGTGTCCTTTGACCCCAAGCCTATCCCAGGGAACTGGAATGGAGCTGGCTGCCATACCAACTTCAGCACAAAGGAGATGAGAGAGGATGACGGGCTTAA AGTCATCGAGGAATCCATTGAAAGGTTGGCAAAAAGACACAGGTATCACATCCGGGCCTACGATCCCAAGGGTGGGCTCGACAACGCCAGACGTCTCACTGGTCGTCACGAAACCTCGAGCATTGATGAGTTCTCGGCCGGCGTGGCCAACCGTGGGGCCAGCATCCGCATTCCTCGCTCCGTGGGGCAAGACAAGAAAGGCTACTTCGAGGACCGTCGCCCATCCGCTAACTGCGATCCTTACGCTGTCACAGAGGCGCTGGTGCGCACATGTTTGCTCAAAGAAGAGGGCGAAGAGCCCGCAAATTACAGCAAGTga